The window TCGTCAGCGTCAGGAGTGGCGGTTGATGTGGGTTGGAAGATGGGCGACCGTGTTGATTTGTCTGACAGCAGCCGGTGGTCTGCGTGCGCAGAGTTCGAATGCGGCAAAGAAAGTCGTCGATACAATGCTGACGCATGAGAACGACCCTGCGGGACATCGCAATCGATACATGTATCTGTCGGAGGAGCGGTCGGACCGGACGGGTGGGCATCTGTGGCGAGAGCGTGTGATTGAGACCTCGATGGGAAAGGTGAGGCTGCTGCTTGCTGAAGATGGGAAGCAGCTGAGCGCGGCGCGTACCGCGGCTGAGAGAGCGAAGCTGGCCGACATCGTTGCGCATCCGGATGTGTTTCAGCGTCGAGAGCAGGCAATGAAAAATGACGAAGAGCACGCTGAGCAGATGCTGGCTCTTTTGCGGAAGGCGTTTCTGTTTGACGATCCGCGCGCGGAGGGGGGCGATCTGCAGATTCTCTTTCGACCCGATCCTGCGTATAAGACACAGTCGATGGAGGAGCGTGTGCTGCATGCGATGTCTGGCACTATTCTGGTGGACCAGAGAACAATGCAGCTCCATCAGATCGAGGGGAAGATTGCTACTGATTTGAATCTCGGGTTTGGTTTGCTGGGCACGGTGCATGCGGGCAGCAGCTTCAACACAACACACGAGGCGGAGCCTGGCGGTGACTGGAAGAACGCGATCGAAAATACCGCGATCGAAGGGAAAGCGATGTTGTTTAAAGCGATTGGCAGGAACGAGCACGTGGTTCACAGCGAGTTCATCCAGGTGCGACAGGACATCAGCCTTGCGCAGGCTGTGGAGATGCTGGAGCGGTAGTTTCGTCGATGATTTCACAAGTGCTGTTCGGGTGAAGTGCTCTGCTAGACTGCCTCACATGAGATATCACATGTTGCGCCGTGCGGGACTTTGTCTGCTGCCTTTGTGCGTTTTAACTATCGCCGGATTTGGTCAGAAGCGAGCGATGGTGATCGACGACCTGGCGAAGCTGGTGAGTGTCGGTGGTCCGCAGGTGTCTCCGGACGGGGGGTGGGTTGCTTATACCACCTCGACGGTGGATGTGGGTGAAGATAAGAGCGTCTCCGAGTTGTGGATGGTGAGCTGGGATGGGAAGCAGGATGTGCAGTTGACGTTTGGGCCTGAGGCCGTGTCATCGCCGCGCTGGAGCCCTGATGGCAAGTGGCTGGCGTTTACTTCGTCGCGGCCGGGCAAGGCGAAGGGCTCGCAGGTGTGGCTGCTCGATCGGCGTGGCGGTGAGGCGCATCAGCTGACGGAGGTGAAAGAGGACATTGAGGACTATCGGTGGTCGCCTGATTCGAAGCAGATGCTGCTGACGCTAAGGGCAAAGGAAGAGCCTGAGCCGGAGAAGGGTGCGAAGCCGACTCCACCGAAGCCGATTGTCATCGATCGCTATCACTTCAAGCAGGATATTCAGGGGTATCTGTCGGACAAGCGTGAGCATCTTTTTCTGTTTGAGATTGCGACGAAGAAGCTGACGCGAGTGATTGGGGATGACAAGACCGAGGACAAGTTTGAGGAGCGGCAGGCGGAGTGGTCGCCTGATGGGAAGCTGATTGCATTTGTGAGCAATCAGGAGGCGCCTGATCCGGATCGATCGAATAACTCGGATGTGTTTGTCGTGGAGGCGAAGGGTAACTCTGTTCCCAAAAAATTGACCAGCTTCAGCGGGGTGGATGCGGGGCCGCTGGCCTGGAGCCCGGACAGCTCGTTGATTGTGTATCGGCAGGGAGTTTCGCCGCGGTATTCGATCTATGACATGGAGCGGCTGGCTGTGGTGCCGGCGGGGGGTGGTGCGCCGGAGGTTTTACCGGCTACCGCAGAGATGCTGACGGGTGCGCCGGTGTTTGCTCAGGGTGGGAAGGCGTTGTTGACGACGATCGCTGAGGATCGCGTGGAGTATCTGGCGGAGGTGCCGCTGAAGGGTAAGGATGTGACGCGGCTGACGGCGGAGAAGGGATCGGCGAGTACGATCGCGGCTGCGGATCGGCATGTGGCGGTGGTGTGGACTACTGATTTGGTGGCTCCCGAGATCTATGCGCTCGATGGCACATCCGGTAGCAAAACGCTGAGGAAGCTGACTGGTCATAACGACGCTCTGATGGCGCAGCTGGCGCTGGCGCCAGCGGAGGATCTGTCGGCGAAGGCGGAGGATGGGAACGAGGTGCATAGCCTGTTGACGATGCCGTTTGGGTACGTGGCGGGGACGAAGGCACCGATGCTGTTGTGGATTCACGGCGGCCCGACTTCGCAGGACTCTCACCGGTTTGCACCGGACCGCCAGTTGTTTGCGGCGCACGGTTTCGCAGTGTTGCAGGTGAACTATCGCGGGAGTACGGGTCGAGGACATGACTACAGCGTCGCGATCAACGCGGACTGGGGCGATAAAGAGGTCAAGGATCTTCTGGCGGCGGTCGATGGTGCTGTGGCTTCAGGGAAGATTGACGCGGAGCGCATGGGTGTTGGCGGGTGGAGCTATGGCGGGATCTTGACCGACTACACGATTGCTTCGACGACGCGGTTCAAGGCGGCTTCGAGTGGGGCGGGGACGGCGAATCTGCTGGGGATGTATGGAGTGGATCAGTACATTTTGCAGTATGACAATGAGCTGCAGCCGCCGTGGAAGAACGTCGAGCCGTATCTGAAGCTGTCCTATCCGTTTTTGCATGCGGACAAGATCGTGACGCCGACTTTGTTTATGGGTGGGGATAAGGACTTTAATGTCACGCTGGTGGGTGGGGAGCAGATGTACCAGGCGCTGAAGAGTGTTGGGACGACTGCGGAGTTGGTGGTGTATCCGGGGCA is drawn from Edaphobacter lichenicola and contains these coding sequences:
- a CDS encoding S9 family peptidase, which encodes MLRRAGLCLLPLCVLTIAGFGQKRAMVIDDLAKLVSVGGPQVSPDGGWVAYTTSTVDVGEDKSVSELWMVSWDGKQDVQLTFGPEAVSSPRWSPDGKWLAFTSSRPGKAKGSQVWLLDRRGGEAHQLTEVKEDIEDYRWSPDSKQMLLTLRAKEEPEPEKGAKPTPPKPIVIDRYHFKQDIQGYLSDKREHLFLFEIATKKLTRVIGDDKTEDKFEERQAEWSPDGKLIAFVSNQEAPDPDRSNNSDVFVVEAKGNSVPKKLTSFSGVDAGPLAWSPDSSLIVYRQGVSPRYSIYDMERLAVVPAGGGAPEVLPATAEMLTGAPVFAQGGKALLTTIAEDRVEYLAEVPLKGKDVTRLTAEKGSASTIAAADRHVAVVWTTDLVAPEIYALDGTSGSKTLRKLTGHNDALMAQLALAPAEDLSAKAEDGNEVHSLLTMPFGYVAGTKAPMLLWIHGGPTSQDSHRFAPDRQLFAAHGFAVLQVNYRGSTGRGHDYSVAINADWGDKEVKDLLAAVDGAVASGKIDAERMGVGGWSYGGILTDYTIASTTRFKAASSGAGTANLLGMYGVDQYILQYDNELQPPWKNVEPYLKLSYPFLHADKIVTPTLFMGGDKDFNVTLVGGEQMYQALKSVGTTAELVVYPGQFHGFTRPSFVRDRYQRWFAWYDKYLGMPVVKPAVAAPVVKAE